A region from the Panicum hallii strain FIL2 chromosome 1, PHallii_v3.1, whole genome shotgun sequence genome encodes:
- the LOC112878276 gene encoding actin-related protein 2/3 complex subunit 3, protein MVYHSSFIDDDSITKACGCPLLPLKTHIKGPAPTSDPDKADIVDEAITFFRANVFFKNFHVKSPADKLLIYLTFYINIALKRLEGCRTLAVGTKAIINLGLEKVPVPGEPGFPFPGLFTLPVSQEEAELLRNYLKQIREETSGRLLSCAYRANGFPNKWWLAFAKRKFMNIVIL, encoded by the exons GTTTATCACTCTAGTTTCATTGATGATGATAGCATCACCAAAGCTTGTGGCTGTCCTTTGCTTCCGCTAAAAACTCATATAAAGGGTCCAGCCCCCACCTCAGACCCAG ATAAAGCGGACATAGTTGATGAAGCCATAACTTTCTTTCGAGCAAATGTTTTCTTCAAAAACTTCCATGTGAAAAGCCCAGCAGACAAGTTACTGATCTATCTGACATTTTACATCAATATTGCCCTGAAAAGATTAGAAGGCTGCAGGACGCTAGCTGTTGGGACCAAGGCCATCATTAATCTGGGCTTGGAGAAAGTTCCTGTGCCTGGGGAACCAGGGTTTCCTTTCCCTGGACTTTTCACTCTTCCCGTATCCCAGGAGGAAGCAG AACTGTTGAGGAATTATTTGAAGCAGATAAGGGAGGAAACAAGTGGAAGACTGCTCAGCTGTGCATACAGAGCTAATGGCTTTCCAAACAAATGGTGGTTGGCATTTGCGAAGAGGAAGTTCATGAACATTGTCATCCTTTAG